In a genomic window of Rhododendron vialii isolate Sample 1 chromosome 12a, ASM3025357v1:
- the LOC131311264 gene encoding probable protein S-acyltransferase 22 produces MRKHGWQLPYHPLQVVAVAVFLALGFAFYVFFAPFVGKQLFQYIAIGLYTPLILCVFGLYIWCAAADPADPGVFKSKKYLKIPDRKKLSQQDESKLGGKSNSSIQAAHAAATIGGKLLDENTKEMDAKTEGCTVEIEKINVSSRPSSSVIPLLAFIPCAFKCNCSSPQEESSDQHLSEDGMFYCSLCEVEVFKYSKHCRVCDKCVDRFDHHCRWLNNCIGKRNYRKFFILMVSALVLLIFQWSAGILVLVCCFLEQKRFSVDITSKLGSSFTLAPFVIVVAVCTILAVIATLPLAQLFFFHILLIKKGISTYDYIIALREQEQQEVGGQQSPQLSHASSLTGLSSASSFNTFHRGTWCTPPRLFLEDQFDVVPPDSASVSSLGKKMAGDEPIKKKNPATVKISPWALARLNAEDVSKAASEARKKSKILQPVVRRGTQLNLDSSGGRHIVPKPDNNNRRRNSKRIRLPAELPPLEPLTKDSDGNDSSLTSLAPLQLEARSAFRTTASSPESSTDSPDRLHPFRVTLGPTEVGRLMGPSAGAVVAARMGTPLSRSASDGYEASGGEDSDRVPSRNVQRSTTNWSNLLLGSERDERVGRLNASTSSSHVNSRNL; encoded by the exons ATTTTGTGCGTCTTCGGCTTATATATATGGTGTGCAGCAGCTGACCCTGCAGATCCAGGAGTTTTCAAGTCCAAAAAGTATCTTAAAATACCAGACAGGAAAAAGCTTTCCCAGCAAGACGAATCAAAACTAGGTGGGAAATCAAATTCATCCATACAGGCTGCACATGCTGCTGCAACAATTGGAGGGAAACTTTTGGATGAGAACACAAAGGAGATGGATGCAAAAACAGAGGGTTGTACTGTTGAAATTGAGAAGATAAATGTGTCATCTCGCCCCTCATCTAGTGTTATACCTTTGTTGGCTTTCATTCCTTGTGCTTTTAAGTGCAACTGCTCAAGTCCACAAGAAGAATCTTCTGATCAACATCTGAGTGAAGACGGCATGTTCTACTGTAGTTTGTGTGAAGTAGAG GTTTTTAAGTACAGCAAGCATTGTAGAGTTTGTGACAAATGTGTAGACCGTTTCGATCATCATTGCAGG TGGCTCAACAATTGTATAGGCAAAAGGAACTACCGGAAGTTTTTCATCCTCATGGTTTCTGCCCTTGTCTTG CTAATTTTTCAATGGTCAGCTGGAATCCTTGTACTGGTGTGCTGTTTTCTTGAGCAGAAGAGGTTCTCTGTGGACATTACCTCCAAGTTGGGAAGCAGTTTTACTCTGGCACCATTTGTTATTGTGGTG GCAGTGTGCACCATTCTGGCTGTTATCGCCACCCTACCACTGGCTCAGCTTTTCTTCTTTCACATTCTTCTCATAAAGAAG GGTATTAGCACATATGATTACATCATAGCCTTGAGGGAGCAGGAGCAACAAGAAGTTGGTGGTCAGCAAAGTCCCCAGCTGTCACATGCCAGCTCCCTCACTGGGCTAAGCAGTGCAAGTTCCTTCAATACTTTCCACCGAGGCACATGGTGTACCCCTCCACGTCTGTTTCTTGAAGATCAG TTTGATGTGGTTCCACCCGATTCTGCATCCGTCAGTTCACTAGGCAAAAAGATGGCAGGTGATGAGccaatcaagaaaaagaacccTGCAACAGTAAAAATCAGTCCGTGGGCACTTGCGCGTCTAAATGCCGAAGATGTTTCAAAAGCTGCTTCTGAGGcaagaaaaaaatccaaaatcctgCAGCCTGTTGTAAGGCGTGGTACACAGCTCAACCTAGACAGCAGCGGTGGCCGCCATATTGTCCCAAAACCTGACAACAACAATCGAAGGCGGAACAGTAAACGAATTCGTCTCCCGGCAGAACTTCCCCCCCTTGAACCCCTAACAAAAGATTCTGATGGGAATGATAGCTCTTTGACGAGTTTGGCCCCACTCCAGCTCGAAGCCCGGAGCGCTTTTCGAACAACTGCTTCGTCTCCTGAAAGCAGTACAGACTCACCTGACCGTCTCCACCCGTTCCGCGTAACGTTGGGCCCCACAGAGGTTGGGCGCCTCATGGGACCCTCTGCTGGGGCGGTGGTGGCAGCTCGGATGGGGACTCCTCTGTCAAGGTCGGCGAGCGATGGGTATGAAGCGTCTGGTGGGGAAGATAGTGACAGGGTTCCTTCGAGGAATGTGCAGAGGTCTACTACGAATTGGAGTAATCTTCTCTTGGGGTCTGAAAGGGATGAGAGGGTGGGTAGATTGAACGCGTCGACTTCCTCTAGCCACGTTAACAGTAGAAATCTTTGA